From Spartinivicinus ruber, the proteins below share one genomic window:
- the rlmM gene encoding 23S rRNA (cytidine(2498)-2'-O)-methyltransferase RlmM: protein MLNQLLLYCRSGFENECAAEAMAKAEAVGLAGFVKAKPRQGWVLLNLYQQDGALPLQQQPFNQWIFARQWVACLPLLNQLPVTDRITPIVDAVKQLPLCGTVQIETPDTNEGKSVQSLTRKISAPLIQALKKAGCLTNKENSQKPTLHVFFISGTSVLVGISPANNHSPWTMGIPRLRLPKQAPSRATLKLEEAWHTFIPKPQWDQQLAPEMTAVDLGAAPGGWTWQLVRRGIKVYAVDNGPMAEDIMATGLVEHVRADGFTYQPKQAVDWLVCDIVDKPARVTAMVSRWLTQGWCKATIFNLKLPMKQRWQAVVQAKAALMDALQQANLSYQIQIRQLYHDREEVTVYIGP, encoded by the coding sequence ATGCTTAATCAATTGTTACTGTATTGCCGCTCAGGCTTTGAAAATGAATGCGCTGCAGAAGCCATGGCCAAAGCGGAAGCAGTTGGTTTAGCAGGTTTTGTGAAAGCGAAACCAAGGCAGGGTTGGGTATTACTTAACTTGTATCAACAAGATGGTGCCTTGCCATTACAGCAGCAACCGTTTAACCAATGGATTTTTGCAAGGCAATGGGTGGCTTGCTTGCCATTGCTGAATCAGTTACCAGTGACTGATCGGATTACCCCAATTGTTGATGCAGTTAAACAACTGCCTTTGTGTGGTACTGTCCAAATCGAAACCCCTGATACTAATGAAGGTAAGTCAGTGCAGTCACTGACTCGTAAAATTTCTGCGCCGTTAATTCAAGCGTTGAAAAAAGCTGGATGCCTAACTAACAAAGAAAACAGCCAAAAGCCGACTTTACATGTTTTCTTTATCTCGGGAACTAGTGTGTTAGTGGGAATCTCTCCAGCTAATAATCATAGCCCCTGGACCATGGGGATTCCGCGTTTACGGTTGCCTAAGCAAGCACCCAGCCGGGCTACCCTTAAATTAGAAGAAGCTTGGCATACTTTTATTCCAAAACCACAGTGGGATCAGCAACTGGCCCCAGAAATGACAGCCGTTGACTTAGGCGCAGCGCCTGGCGGGTGGACCTGGCAATTGGTTCGCCGGGGGATTAAAGTCTATGCAGTAGATAATGGTCCAATGGCTGAAGATATTATGGCTACTGGTTTGGTAGAGCATGTTCGAGCCGATGGCTTCACTTATCAGCCAAAACAGGCTGTCGATTGGCTGGTGTGTGACATTGTGGATAAACCAGCACGAGTGACCGCTATGGTTTCTCGCTGGCTCACCCAAGGTTGGTGTAAAGCCACTATCTTTAATTTGAAACTACCTATGAAGCAACGTTGGCAAGCAGTGGTACAAGCAAAAGCGGCCTTAATGGATGCACTACAACAGGCTAATTTAAGCTATCAGATTCAAATACGGCAGTTGTATCATGACCGAGAAGAAGTGACTGTATATATAGGCCCTTAA
- a CDS encoding alpha/beta family hydrolase, producing the protein MKQRFSCGEVIFNQPDSPIALCILAHGAGAGMGSEFMQGLAAELEMQQILVARFEFPYMQKTTLDGKRRPPDRTERLITHWQTVTSELAQQQQLPCFLAGKSMGGRMAMRVLNQLDQAVAAIGFGYPFYGRGKNQQPRIEPLQALQKSALIIQGTRDPLGNAEQVAELPHFSKLQLEWLEDGDHDFKPRKASGFTQTQYIATAAEVTSHFIRQQLKRVKS; encoded by the coding sequence ATGAAACAACGTTTTTCCTGTGGCGAAGTGATTTTTAACCAGCCTGACTCACCAATAGCCTTGTGTATTTTAGCTCATGGTGCAGGAGCAGGCATGGGTAGTGAATTTATGCAGGGATTAGCAGCAGAGCTGGAAATGCAACAGATACTAGTGGCTAGGTTTGAATTTCCGTATATGCAAAAGACAACACTTGATGGCAAGCGGCGACCACCGGATCGAACGGAGCGGTTAATAACACACTGGCAAACAGTGACCTCTGAATTAGCTCAACAGCAACAACTGCCGTGCTTTTTAGCGGGGAAGTCCATGGGGGGGCGGATGGCGATGAGGGTACTTAATCAGCTTGATCAGGCTGTGGCTGCTATTGGGTTTGGTTACCCTTTTTATGGCAGAGGGAAAAACCAGCAGCCTCGTATCGAACCATTACAGGCCCTGCAAAAATCGGCGCTGATTATTCAAGGTACCCGTGATCCTTTAGGTAATGCCGAGCAAGTGGCAGAGCTACCTCACTTTAGTAAGCTTCAGTTAGAGTGGCTGGAGGATGGCGACCATGACTTTAAGCCCCGTAAAGCGTCTGGCTTTACGCAAACTCAATATATCGCCACTGCAGCAGAAGTAACCAGTCATTTTATTCGACAGCAATTGAAGAGAGTTAAAAGCTAG
- the ccoN gene encoding cytochrome-c oxidase, cbb3-type subunit I, whose amino-acid sequence MSSATNNSEYNYKVVRQFAIMTVVWGIVGMGIGVLIAAQLVFPELNLNTPWFSFGRLRPLHTNAVIFAFGGCALFATSYYVVQRTCQARLISDGLAAFTFWGWQAIIVAAAITLPLGITTSKEYAELEWPIDIAITVVWVTYAIVFFGTIMKRKAKHIYVANWFYGGFILTVAVLHVVNSMEVPVNLFKSYSAYAGAQDAMIQWWYGHNAVGFFLTAGFLGMMYYFVPKQAGRPVYSYRLSVVHFWALISLYIWAGPHHLHYTALPDWAQSLGMIMSLILLAPSWGGMINGMMTLSGAWDKLRTDPVLRFLVVSLSFYGMSTFEGPMMSIKTVNALSHYTDWTIGHVHSGALGWVAMISIGAVYHLIPKLWGKAQMYSVELINGHFWLATIGTVLYIASMWVNGISQGLMWRAANQTDGTLAFSFVESVENSEIGYIVRAIGGAFFLAGMFLMAYNTWKTVADANPAKAKAAAQMA is encoded by the coding sequence ATGAGCTCAGCAACAAACAACTCAGAGTATAATTATAAGGTGGTACGCCAGTTTGCCATCATGACGGTGGTTTGGGGCATCGTCGGGATGGGCATTGGTGTATTAATCGCCGCCCAACTCGTCTTCCCTGAACTAAATTTAAATACACCGTGGTTTAGTTTTGGTCGCTTGCGTCCATTACATACCAATGCCGTCATTTTTGCTTTTGGTGGCTGCGCCTTATTTGCAACTTCTTATTATGTAGTGCAAAGAACCTGTCAGGCTCGGTTGATATCTGATGGTTTGGCTGCTTTTACCTTTTGGGGCTGGCAGGCCATTATTGTCGCCGCAGCTATCACCCTGCCACTAGGTATTACTACCTCTAAAGAGTATGCCGAACTAGAATGGCCTATTGATATTGCCATTACTGTCGTATGGGTCACTTATGCGATCGTCTTTTTTGGCACCATCATGAAGCGTAAAGCCAAGCATATTTATGTAGCCAATTGGTTCTATGGAGGCTTTATTCTAACAGTCGCTGTACTTCATGTGGTTAACAGCATGGAAGTACCGGTTAATTTATTTAAATCTTATTCTGCCTACGCTGGTGCACAAGATGCGATGATCCAGTGGTGGTATGGCCATAATGCAGTTGGTTTTTTCTTAACTGCTGGCTTTCTGGGCATGATGTATTACTTCGTACCCAAACAAGCTGGCCGTCCAGTTTATTCTTATCGCTTGTCTGTTGTACATTTCTGGGCACTTATTTCCCTTTACATCTGGGCCGGCCCTCACCACTTACATTACACCGCACTACCTGACTGGGCACAAAGTTTAGGTATGATCATGTCACTCATCCTGTTAGCACCTTCCTGGGGTGGAATGATCAACGGTATGATGACGCTATCAGGTGCATGGGACAAACTGCGTACTGATCCAGTCCTTCGCTTCTTGGTAGTTTCTTTGTCTTTCTATGGGATGTCTACATTTGAAGGTCCCATGATGTCAATCAAAACCGTGAATGCCTTATCCCACTACACTGACTGGACAATTGGCCACGTACACTCTGGTGCTTTGGGCTGGGTAGCCATGATTTCTATTGGTGCTGTCTATCACTTGATTCCAAAGCTTTGGGGCAAAGCTCAAATGTATAGTGTTGAACTGATCAATGGCCACTTCTGGTTAGCCACAATTGGTACTGTACTTTATATCGCTTCTATGTGGGTGAACGGCATTTCTCAAGGACTTATGTGGCGCGCTGCTAACCAGACTGATGGCACCCTGGCCTTCAGCTTTGTTGAATCTGTAGAAAACAGTGAAATTGGCTATATAGTTCGAGCAATTGGTGGTGCATTCTTCCTCGCAGGCATGTTCCTGATGGCATACAACACTTGGAAAACAGTTGCTGATGCTAACCCTGCCAAAGCAAAAGCTGCAGCACAAATGGCTTAA
- the ccoO gene encoding cytochrome-c oxidase, cbb3-type subunit II: MKNHEIVEKNLGLMLILTVVAISFGGLVEIVPLFFSKELNTNLLSYTDSKGNIQQVEIKPYSPLRLEGRDIYIREGCVGCHSQMIRPFRAETERYGHYSLAAESVYDHPFLWGSKRTGPDLARVGGRYSDDWHRQHLNNPREVVPESVMPAYPWLYDNTLTGEHTADKMRALRKVGVPYTDEEIANAQDDVKGKTEMDALVAYLQGLGTAIPKGVTGIKPKPVDVN; encoded by the coding sequence ATGAAAAACCATGAGATTGTAGAAAAAAACCTAGGCTTGATGCTGATCCTGACCGTAGTAGCTATAAGCTTTGGCGGTTTGGTTGAAATTGTTCCCTTATTCTTCTCTAAAGAGCTGAATACCAACTTGCTAAGTTACACTGATAGCAAAGGTAATATCCAGCAGGTTGAAATCAAACCATACAGCCCACTACGCCTAGAAGGTCGTGATATTTATATCCGTGAAGGATGTGTTGGCTGCCACTCTCAAATGATTCGCCCATTCCGAGCCGAAACTGAGCGTTATGGGCATTATTCATTAGCGGCAGAGAGCGTATATGACCACCCATTCCTGTGGGGTTCTAAGCGTACCGGTCCTGACCTGGCACGAGTAGGAGGCCGTTACTCCGATGACTGGCATCGTCAACATTTGAATAACCCTCGTGAAGTGGTGCCTGAGTCCGTCATGCCAGCTTACCCTTGGTTATATGACAACACTCTCACCGGTGAACACACAGCCGACAAGATGCGTGCTTTAAGAAAAGTGGGTGTTCCATATACCGATGAAGAAATAGCCAATGCCCAGGATGACGTCAAAGGTAAGACTGAGATGGATGCCTTAGTGGCTTATTTACAAGGGCTAGGTACTGCTATTCCTAAGGGCGTCACCGGAATAAAACCCAAACCAGTTGATGTTAACTAG
- a CDS encoding cbb3-type cytochrome oxidase subunit 3, with the protein MDINTFRGLATIFAMVAFIGICLWAYSHRRKKDFDEAANLPFADEPEKKQGNTQEMSRDRD; encoded by the coding sequence ATGGATATCAACACGTTTCGTGGCCTGGCCACAATATTTGCGATGGTAGCCTTTATTGGCATTTGTCTGTGGGCCTATAGCCACCGTCGCAAAAAAGACTTTGATGAAGCTGCAAACTTACCCTTTGCTGATGAGCCTGAAAAAAAACAAGGCAACACTCAGGAGATGAGCCGTGATCGAGATTAA
- the ccoP gene encoding cytochrome-c oxidase, cbb3-type subunit III, whose translation MIEINQYLSDFWEGWIAVLTLTCLGLIIIVLFATRRKHRTSLTEETTGHAYDGIEEYDNPLPSWWFNLFVATIVFAALYLILYPGLWKGAWGLISYSKEDGLEFRSDRLESGDYGWTARGQLKHEVAKADAQYGKLFEGYAELSIEEVAKIPKAVATGQRIFASNCAICHGSDAKGAYGYPNLTDNDWIHGGSPDKIKETLLKGRNGQMPAWGALLTPEQIKHTASYVRNLAGLKVSASAEELAEGEKAFQTQCAVCHGNDGKGKTDVGAPNLTDDIWLYGSRQIQIEYTLRNGRNGVMPAWDKILGPDKVHVVAAYIYSLSHKQ comes from the coding sequence GTGATCGAGATTAACCAGTATTTAAGTGACTTTTGGGAAGGCTGGATAGCTGTACTGACACTAACCTGCTTAGGGTTAATTATTATTGTGTTATTTGCTACCCGCCGCAAACATCGTACTAGCTTAACGGAAGAAACGACTGGGCATGCTTACGATGGTATCGAAGAATACGATAACCCTTTACCCAGCTGGTGGTTTAACCTATTTGTTGCCACCATCGTATTTGCTGCCCTTTATTTGATTCTTTATCCAGGGTTATGGAAAGGCGCTTGGGGCTTAATTTCATACTCTAAAGAAGATGGCTTGGAATTTAGGTCTGATCGCCTAGAATCTGGAGACTACGGCTGGACAGCTCGTGGTCAGCTAAAACACGAAGTGGCAAAAGCCGATGCCCAATATGGCAAGCTGTTTGAGGGCTATGCCGAACTATCTATCGAAGAGGTTGCAAAAATTCCTAAAGCGGTGGCCACTGGGCAACGCATTTTTGCCAGCAACTGCGCAATTTGCCATGGCTCTGATGCCAAAGGCGCTTATGGTTATCCAAATCTGACCGATAATGATTGGATTCATGGTGGTAGCCCAGACAAAATTAAAGAGACACTACTAAAAGGTAGAAATGGCCAAATGCCTGCCTGGGGTGCTTTATTAACACCTGAGCAAATCAAGCATACTGCCAGCTATGTACGAAACCTGGCTGGCTTGAAAGTATCAGCCAGTGCTGAAGAGCTTGCCGAAGGTGAAAAAGCTTTCCAAACTCAGTGTGCTGTTTGCCATGGCAATGATGGTAAAGGTAAAACCGACGTAGGTGCCCCTAATTTAACTGACGATATTTGGCTGTATGGCTCACGTCAAATTCAGATAGAATATACCTTACGTAATGGTCGCAACGGGGTAATGCCGGCTTGGGATAAAATCCTGGGGCCTGATAAGGTTCATGTTGTGGCGGCCTATATTTATAGCCTGTCCCACAAACAATAA